In a single window of the Nicotiana tomentosiformis chromosome 10, ASM39032v3, whole genome shotgun sequence genome:
- the LOC138899869 gene encoding uncharacterized protein, with amino-acid sequence MLLREIVPQILWDAWRTKFEQVHQGTMKVSEYAIRFSGLSHHALALVSTVRDQVRRFIDGLNYDLRFSIARGLEIDTPFQLVVEIAHRLERMRGQDREDREAKMPRDSRGFSGARAPIVARHGRGYVSRPVHSALPSTRSALATHYA; translated from the coding sequence ATGCTTTTGAGGGAGATCGTCCCACAGATCCTctgggatgcatggcgcacaaagTTTGAGCAGGTGCATCAGGGGACTATGaaagtgtcagagtatgccatcaggttcagtggATTGTCCCACCATGCACTCGCTTtagtttctacagtcagagatcAAGTCCGTagatttattgatgggctcaATTATGATCTTAGATTCAGCATAGCTCGAGGTTTGGAAATCGATACTCCGTTTCAGCTGGTTGTAGAGATTGCTCATAGGTTGGAGCGTATGCGAGGCCAGGAtagggaggatagggaggccaagatgcCTCGAGATtctagaggatttagtggtgcccGCGCTCCAATTGTAGCTCGTCATGgaagaggttatgtgagccgaccagttcattcagcacttccatctACTCGAAGTGCTCTAGCCACCCATTATGCATAG